A single window of Aquarana catesbeiana isolate 2022-GZ linkage group LG10, ASM4218655v1, whole genome shotgun sequence DNA harbors:
- the LOC141110537 gene encoding interferon-inducible GTPase 5-like isoform X1 produces MDAGYGFSPLSDEEIWEIAQALQEVDATSRDGTVSETELREIINALRETTLCDTAGRINEQDKRMENPIENITVTGESRSGKATFLNVIPGLDDNEFEGAAKTGVVETTKYPSDYPHPQNFSKMDSLETFHIISTEEVEEIKAALEEGDLCSATEKLSRSLREIENAPLNIAVTGESGSGKSTFVNAIRGMDNDEEKGAAKTGVTETTMEPKPYPHPDYFNVTFWDLPGIGSPNFNPNDYLKAVNFHQYDFFIIMSSERFRHNDMELAKEIKSMGKKFYFVRSKVDSDLHASQIRRKKSYNEENVLREIRNDCIQCLNDGGIQDPKVFLLSSLDFNKFDFNQMQETLEQELPSQKRHVFMLCLPNISRPILEKKRKALRKHIWKWATLSCAVAAVPIPGLSVACDIGILVREMRKYQKAFGLDQRSLEKLANRFDKDVKELKSVIRSPIVLKEINKELVTTFLTRGAVGALVLVEYLTSTIPVIGTVVAGGMSFGTTYYMLYHFFKDIADDAVRVLLKALESPV; encoded by the exons ATGGATGCAGGTTATGGATTTAGTCCACTTTCTGATGAGGAAATATGGGAGATTGCTCAAGCTCTACAAGAAGTTGATGCCACATCAAGAGATGGTACTGTGTCCGAAACTGAGCTACGAGAGATCATAAATGCATTGCGGGAAACTACATTGTGTGACACCGCTGGGAGGATCAATGAGCAAGACAAGCGCATGGAAAATCCTATAGAGAACATTACTGTAACTGGAGAATCGAGATCTGGAAAGGCTACTTTTCTCAACGTCATCCCAGGTCTTGATGATAATGAATTTGAAGGTGCTGCTAAAACTGGAGTGGTAGAAACCACAAAATATCCTTCAGATTACCCACACCCCCA gaACTTTTCCAAAATGGATTCTTTAGAAACTTTTCATATTATCTCAACGGAGGAAGTGGAGGAAATCAAGGCAGCTTTAGAAGAAGGTGACTTATGTTCAGCAACCGAAAAACTCAGTCGGTCTCTAAGAGAGATTGAAAATGCTCCATTAAACATTGCAGTAACAGGAGAGTCAGGATCAGGAAAGTCTACTTTTGTCAATGCCATCCGCGGCATGGATAATGATGAAGAAAAAGGTGCTGCTAAAACAGGAGTTACAGAGACCACCATGGAACCAAAACCCTATCCACATCCAGATTACTTTAACGTGACATTTTGGGATCTACCCGGAATTGGGTCCCCAAATTTTAACCCAAACGATTACCTCAAAGCTGTTAATTTCCATCAATATGACTTTTTTATAATTATGTCATCGGAACGTTTCCGACATAATGATATGGAGCTGGCTAAAGAGATCAAGTCCATGGGAAAGAAATTTTACTTTGTGCGATCAAAAGTAGACTCAGACTTGCACGCTTCTCAAATACGTCGGAAAAAGTCATATAATGAAGAGAATGTATTGCGTGAGATTCGGAATGACTGCATTCAATGCCTAAATGATGGAGGGATCCAAGATCCAAAGgtgtttctcctctcctctctagaCTTTAACAAATTTGACTTTAATCAAATGCAAGAGACGCTAGAACAGGAACTTCCAAGTCAAAAGCGACATGTGTTTATGTTATGTTTGCCCAATATTTCTCGCCCAAttttagaaaagaaaagaaaagccttaAGGAAGCATATCTGGAAGTGGGCAACTCTTTCCTGTGCTGTGGCAGCAGTCCCTATTCCAGGACTGTCAGTGGCTTGTGATATTGGCATTTTGGTGAGAGAAATGAGAAAATATCAGAAAGCGTTTGGCCTGGATCAAAGATCACTTGAAAAGTTGGCCAACAGATTTGATAAAGATGTCAAAGAATTGAAGTCTGTGATCAGATCACCTATAGTGTTAAAAGAGATAAACAAAGAGCTTGTCACCACCTTTTTAACCAGAGGAGCAGTCGGGGCACTTGTGCTTGTTGAATATTTAACCAGTACTATACCTGTGATTGGCACGGTGGTTGCAGGTGGCATGTCGTTTGGTACAACATATTACATGCTTTATCACTTCTTCAAAGATATTGCTGATGATGCTGTAAGAGTTCTCTTAAAAGCTTTAGAGTCTCCAGTTTAG